A genomic segment from Canis aureus isolate CA01 chromosome 4, VMU_Caureus_v.1.0, whole genome shotgun sequence encodes:
- the ARSI gene encoding arylsulfatase I yields MAMHALTGLSLVSLLSFGYLSWDWAKPSLVADGPGEPGLEQPSAPPPQPPHIIFILTDDQGYHDVGYHGSDIETPTLDRLAAEGVKLENYYIQPICTPSRSQLLTGRYQIHTGLQHSIIRPRQPNCLPLDQVTLPQKLQEAGYSTHMVGKWHLGFYRKECLPTRRGFDTFLGSLTGNVDYYTYDNCDGPGVCGFDLHEGENVAWGLSGQYSTMLYAQRVSHILASHSPRRPLFLYVAFQAVHTPLQSPREYLYRYRTMGNVARRKYAAMVTCMDEAVRNITSALKRYGFYNNSVIIFSSDNGGQTFSGGSNWPLRGRKGTYWEGGVRGLGFVHSPLLKRKRRTSRALVHITDWYPTLVGLAGGTASAADGLDGYDVWPAISEGRASPRTEILHNIDPLYNHARHGSLEAGFGIWNTAVQAAIRVGEWKLLTGDPGYGDWIPPQTLAAFPGSWWNLERMASARQAVWLFNISADPYEREDLAGQRPDVVRALLARLVDYNRTAIPVRYPAENPRAHPDFNGGAWGPWASDEEEEEEEEEAGRARSFSRGRRKKKCKICKLRSFFRKLNTRLMSQRI; encoded by the exons ATGGCGATGCACGCCCTCACTGGCCTCTCGCTGGTCAGCCTGCTCAGCTTCGGCTACCTGTCCTGGGACTGGGCCAAGCCGAGCCTGGTGGCCGACGGGCCCGGGGAGCCCGGCTTGGAGCAGCCCTCggcccctccaccccagcctccccATATCATCTTCATCCTCACCGACGACCAGGGCTACCACGACGTGGGCTACCACGGCTCAGATATCGAGACCCCTACACTGGACCGGCTGGCAGCCGAGGGTGTCAAGTTGGAGAATTATTATATCCAGCCCATCTGCACGCCTTCGCGGAGCCAACTTCTCACTGGCAG gtACCAGATCCACACAGGACTTCAGCACTCCATCATCCGCCCTCGGCAGCCCAACTGCCTGCCTCTGGACCAGGTGACGCTGCCGCAGAAGCTGCAGGAGGCAGGTTACTCTACCCACATGGTGGGCAAGTGGCACCTGGGCTTCTACCGGAAGGAGTGCCTGCCAACCCGCCGGGGCTTCGACACCTTCCTGGGCTCGCTCACGGGCAATGTGGACTACTACACCTATGACAACTGTGACGGTCCCGGGGTGTGCGGCTTTGACCTGCACGAGGGCGAGAACGtggcctgggggctcagcggccAGTATTCCACTATGCTCTATGCCCAGCGTGTCAGCCACATCCTAGCTAGCCACAGCCCCCGGCGGCCCCTCTTCCTCTATGTGGCCTTCCAGGCGGTGCACACGCCCCTGCAGTCCCCGCGTGAGTACCTGTACCGCTACCGCACCATGGGCAACGTGGCCCGGCGGAAGTACGCAGCCATGGTGACCTGCATGGACGAAGCCGTGCGCAACATCACCTCGGCCCTCAAGCGCTACGGTTTCTACAACAACAGCGTCATCATCTTCTCCAGTGACAATGGTGGCCAGACCTTCTCGGGGGGCAGCAACTGGCCTCTGCGAGGACGCAAGGGCACTTACTGGGAAGGTGGCGTGCGCGGCCTTGGCTTCGTCCATAGCCCCCTGCTCAAGCGAAAGCGCCGGACCAGCCGGGCGCTGGTGCACATCACTGACTGGTACCCAACCCTGGTGGGTCTGGCAGGTGGCACCGCCTCGGCGGCTGACGGGCTAGACGGCTACGACGTGTGGCCGGCCATCAGTGAGGGCCGGGCCTCGCCGCGCACAGAGATCCTGCACAACATTGACCCGCTCTACAACCACGCCCGCCACGGCTCCCTGGAGGCTGGCTTTGGCATCTGGAACACGGCCGTGCAGGCCGCCATCCGCGTGGGCGAGTGGAAGCTGCTGACGGGGGACCCCGGCTACGGAGATTGGATCCCGCCGCAGACGCTGGCCGCCTTTCCGGGCAGCTGGTGGAACCTCGAGCGTATGGCCAGCGCCCGCCAGGCGGTGTGGCTCTTCAACATCAGCGCCGACCCCTACGAACGGGAGGACCTGGCTGGCCAGCGACCCGACGTGGTCCGGGCCCTGCTGGCCCGGCTGGTGGACTATAACCGCACAGCCATCCCTGTGCGCTACCCCGCCGAGAATCCTCGGGCCCATCCCGACTTCAATGGGGGTGCGTGGGGGCCCTGGGCCagtgatgaggaagaggaggaagaggaggaagaggcggGCAGGGCTCGAAGCTTCTCCCGAGGGCGCCGCAAGAAAAAATGCAAGATTTGCAAGCTTCGATCCTTTTTTCGAAAACTCAACACCAGGCTAATGTCCCAGAGGATCTGA